TTCTTGTATCACTCACTGATTTATACACATTCTTAAAAGGCTTTGGAGTGATAATGCAGATAGGCATTGATGATTGCTTCCTTTAagggacaaaaagacaaaaaaaacttctCATTTTGATGTTAAACTCATTTTACatactttattttttcatttttaaagggATTACACTGGACTGCTCTTCCTACAGACACTAGCAGATGGAGCGTTCCTGCAGACACCAAGCTCCCGCTGAGCTTTGAATTGAGACCCACCCGGCGCAGATTTCATTATCAGCTCAACAGGTACAACCACCGAGAGACGGTCCGCCGGGTCGATGCATCGCGTGCCCCCCGCACGCCGTCTCATTCCTCAATGAGGATATTTACCAcatagggtgggggggggttgttctggtgataaagtaaatgaatgactgtttatttgcttgttaaaatgaattaaattgcgTATTATTCTTTGGAATCTCGATTTATGACATGGTCCCGTTATGGTTCCCGGCTAAAGGCGACAGGTTatcgtattttattttatcgTATTTAATTATCACACAGCCCTCGTCCGAGTGCGCGTGTCTGAGCCGGTAATAGATCTTTGCATTATTTAGCTTGTTTACTAACTGCAAACCGAAGCTGTAGCAAACGCACTCGACTCGGGGTCCCTCGCCGTCTCATGATTGCAGATTCaagtttgatcttttttttttttttgttttttttccacgtcTGACACTAATTAGATGCCTTAACCATCATTTAAGCTGTCCGTCCGGGACGTGTGCTGCGTGCATCGCGACCGACAGTTAGCCGCCAGGAGGTGAAAGGTCACCCTCAAGAGGTCACTGAATCCACATCTCAAACTCAAGTACACTTTACAAAGGGTACGTCTTAGCGCacaaacccacccacacacacacacacacacacacactctaaccgCCCACTCGGCATGGTTAATTCATTCCAATTGGCCAATAACCTCCCCTCCTACGCTCACGTCTTCTGGTGGTGCCTGTAGAAAGGGGCGAGAAAGACGTGAATATGAAGGTTGAAGAGGGAGACgatgtgatggagggggggagacgATGTGATAAAGGGGGAGACGATGTGATGGAGGGGGAGACGATGTGATGGAGGGGGAGACGATGTGATGAAGGGGGAGACGATGTGATGGAGGGGGAGACGATGTGATAAAGGGGGAGACGATGTGATGGAGGGGGAGACGATGTGATGAAGGGGGAGACaatgtgatggagggggggagaagatgTGATGAAGGGGGAGACgatgtgatggagggggggagacgATGTGATGGAGGGGGAGACGAAAACAAGCCGTGGACTCAAGGGTGGTTGatggtttgaagcgtagttcatggtttgaagcgtagttcatgcgtttgaagcgtagttcatgcgtttgaagcgtagttcatggtttgaagcgtagttcatggtttgaagcgtagttcatggtttgaagcgtagttcatgcgtttgaagcgtagttcatgcgcttgaagcgtagttcatgcgtttgaagcgtagttcatggtttgaagcgtagttcatggtttgaagcgtagttcatgcgtttgaagcgtagttcatgcgcTTGAAGCGTAGTCCAtgcgtttgaagcgtagttcatggtttgaagcgtagttcatggtttgaagcgtagttcatgcgtttgaagcgtagttcatgcgtttgaagcgtagttcatgcgtttgaagcgtagttcatggtttgaagcatagttcatggtttgaagcgtagttcatggtttgaagcgtagttcatgcgtttgaagcgtagttcatgcgtttgaagcgtagttcatggtttgaagcgtagttcatggtttgaagcgtagttcatggtttgaagcgtagttcatgcgtttgaagcgtagttcatgcgcttgaagcgtagttcatgcgtttgaagtgtagttcatggtttgaagcgtagttcatggtttgaagcgtagttcatgcgtttgaagcgtagttcatgcgtttgaagcgtagttcatgcgtttgaagcgtagttcatggtttgaagcatagttcatggtttgaagcgtagttcatggtttgaagcgtagttcatgcgtttgaagcgtagttcatgcgtttgaagcgtagttcatgcgtttgaagcgtagttcatggtttgaagcgtagttcatggtttgaagcgtagttcatgcgtttgaagcgtagttcatggtttgaagcgtagttcatgcgtttgaagcgtagttcatggtttgaagcgtagttcatggtttgaagcgtagttcatggtttgaagcgtagttcatggtttgaagcgtagttcatgcgtttgaagcgtagttcatggtttgaagcgtagttcatggtttgaagcgtagttcatgcgtttgaagcgtagttcatgtgtttgaagcgtagttcatgcgtttgaagcgtagttcatggtttgaagcgtagttcatgcgtttgaagcgtagttcatggtttgaagcgtagttcatgtgtttgaagcgtagttcatgcgtttgaagcgtagttcatggtttgaagcgtagttcatggtttgaagcgtagttcatgcgtttgaagcgtagttcatgcgtttgaagcgtagttcatgcgtttgaagcgtagttcatggtttgaagcgtagttcatgcgtttgaagcgtagttcatgcgtttgaagcgtagttcatgcgtttgaagcgtagttcatgcgcTTGCTTCCCAGCAGCCGAGTGATTCGGGCCGCTTTATATATCAGTGCAACATAGTTTATGAACGTATTTGGCTCACTTTTTAAGGCCTCTAAAAGGGGTTTTAATCTACAGCCTATAAAACGATTCATTTCTTATTCAAGTTGTTCCCTGTCTATTAATATATATGCATTTCAGTCCTTTGACCCTTCATTACAGTTGGATTGTGTCATGCAGCAGCTCAACTCAAGAGTCCGGGCAGCAGTGGCTAATTATTACAGGGACCCTCCACTGATGTAATTGCCGTTATTCTTCGGGGGGCACTTGATCCATATTTCATTTCAGAGCTACTTttgaatacatatatgtgtgtgtgtgtgtgtgtgtgtgtgtgtgtcattcatcCCGTCTAACCAGAGCGCGGCGGtgaagcggtgtgtgtgtgcgcgttgctCCTCCCTCCGTGGACGTGGACGGCCTTCGCCGAGGCGCCGCTTCGTGACGCGTGGGCCGCCGGCCTCGTTAGTAAAAGCATCAGGCTGCTGATTGGCTATCGACTCGCAGGTGACTCAGGTTAGACGGGCCTGATTGATCGATCGGCCGGGTTAATTCTGtgtgcagaaggggggggggggggggggggggatgttgcaAACACACATCAAGTGTGAACATCCACTGACTTCTAATGCGTAtgtgtgcaaaaacacacacacacacaaccacacacccaccccccccccctcccctccctatcaaccacaaacacacacacacttatgaatgcatttcaaatgtgtgtCTTAACGTTGTGCTTAATAAGAATACACTTAGTACTCTCACACTTATTTTAACCTTGCTTTTATAAGCCGAATCattgacacacagacacacacagacacacacacacagacacacacagacacacacagtctcactcGCACACACGTTTTTTCGGTGGAGCAGACAGCTTCTGAATTTTTATGATGGGCAAACAGAGACGATAAAAGTGAAGCGCGCTGCTGGCATCGTCGAGGTTGTAGCAAATATGCTCACATAAGGCTTCGCAAACACACCGAGGGACACACAGGATGTgcgctgagacacacacacacacacacacacacacggggagtaTAAAAGGGGCATCCTTCCCACTCACCAGAGAAGTGCTCTGcttactctcacacactctgacaCTCAACCTCGTTCCTCAAGGTAAGGAAAgcgctctttctccctctcacttAATGCCGCACTCAGCATTTCACTCGATGGGTTTGTTAgaattatttgttattatttagaACGAAGCTGGGAATTCAGGCATGAATGTGCATGTTTGAACATTTTCACGTTTTGTGTCGATTTcaccttcattttgttttcagatGGAAAAGTAGAACGTACTAAAATATGTCATTTGTTTTAGGTTCTGATAAAAAATTGTTTTGACATTTGACTTTTTCCTGTACAAACATTGGTGGAAATGAGCCAATCTGGTTTTTACTTTTGATACCTGCTGAAacggaaacacccccccccccccccttcaggtgTTATACTGTTTCTGATTCAGCCAACGGAGCGGTGATCGTTTCTCAGTGAGGACGATTATGTCGTGTCGAACGCATCTCACATCCGTttaccccaaccccccccccccccccccccccccccccccccaccccctccctgtgtgtgttttagatggctgctgggctgtgtgtgtgtgtcgtgctgCTGGTCCTGTGTACGAGCTGTTTGGggctccccttctccccccagCCTCTAGACGAGGGCCACCGCTCCGTCGCCTCTGAAGGTATTCATTTGTtaagggggggggacaaaagaaaagaaagggcaTGTTGCACCTGTGTATCACTCTAACTTTCCCTATCTgccattgttgtgtgtgtgtgtgtgtgtgtgtgtgcgcggagcAGCTCTCCTCGAGGGTGCCACCCACACCTTGGGGGGGCCCCACGTCCAACACAGCCGCTCTGCCCCCCAGCTCAAAGCTCTCCCcgtgggcgaggaggaggacgcagacCCCCGAGCCAACCTCAGCGAGCTGCTGGCAAGACTCATCTCGTCCAGGAAAGGTGTGTTAATCGTCCTCGCCGCACCTGCACCGTCTTGAAGGATgttaagggggggagggggggggggggagttgttttattcatgcgTGGCTGTGAAGGAAAACATCTGTTGACTATGTATTCTTGCAAGGTTCATTttcacagtgcccccccccccgccgcggccCCTCCCCTCGATGTGGCTAATTACTGGAATCAGCACACAGCCAGCTTTGTAAAAATGAATTAGTGGGTCTCAAAAGCTTTTGTGGTTTGGAAGAGCGCGTATTAGTGTGCGCTGCCTTCCGGCCATTGGCCTCAATACCATCTTCTCGCCCaccccctccgaccccccccctcccgactgGCTTCCAGTTGctccgttttcttcttcttcttcttcttcaatgcGAAGAAAAAAAGTAGTTCCTCATGTTCCTCGGCGCTCTGATCTCTCTACGacgcaacgcacacacacacacacagacacacacagacacacacacacacacacagacacacacactcaacaccaAGACTTCCAGAATGAAAATGTTCCAACCTCATCAAAAATCCTCTGAAGAAAAGTTTGGAGCCACATTTCGCATATTTCCGTATACAGTTTATGAAAATGAGTGATTCtgtgagaggtcaaaggtcgcgcTGGGATCGACACGCGCTCCCCGAGGGGGGGGCGCCGCGTGCGTCCGTGGGCGCCGGGGTGTTTGTGTGCCCGCTGCTCACTTGCCTGCACGTTGCCTTGTGGGAGGTGTCGGTGGCGAGACTTCTGCAGCCGATCTTCTCAGCACACCAGGGaaattgtgcgtgtgtgtgtgtgtgtgtgtgtgtgcgcgcgcgcgcgcgtgtgtgtgtgtgtgtgcgtaggagGCTGTGGGTGGAGTGAAAACAGCATCTCTTCTAGCGTTCAAATGATTAGCAAAAAGATAtcattcctcctcctgtttTAGAAGAAGAGAGGCCCCGCGCCGTCAGAAATGTACGGTTACACACAAATGGTGCGTTATGTGGTGCGAGAATGTGAGATGAATAacgagacaaagagacaaataaaatggtcttttttagaATTTTTAGAACCAAAATATTCCCaccagtgaaaaagaaaaatggtaaAAGCACCAAGTGAACTAAACTCTAAAAGTAAAAGCATCAACATGAAGACTAGAACATCAAATGTTTCCTTTCTCGCCCC
This genomic interval from Pungitius pungitius chromosome 17, fPunPun2.1, whole genome shotgun sequence contains the following:
- the cckb gene encoding cholecystokinin encodes the protein MAAGLCVCVVLLVLCTSCLGLPFSPQPLDEGHRSVASEALLEGATHTLGGPHVQHSRSAPQLKALPVGEEEDADPRANLSELLARLISSRKGSVRRNSTASSRSSGLSANHRIADRDYLGWMDFGRRSAEEYEYSS